tgtgtgtgtgtgtgtggtcaccTTGGTGGATGAGCTGGTAGAAGGCGTGCTGTCCGTTGGTCCCGGGTTCGCCCCACACGATTGGTCCGGTGTGGTAGTTGACGCGGACGCCCTCTTTGGTGATGTACTTCCCGTTCGACTCCATGTCGCCCTGACGACCACACGGACAGAGACacgttgtttgttgttgttgttttaattggcgcttttttaaaaaaggcaatctTTGTTTCTTAAAAGGTTTTGGTGatttcaaagataaaaaaaaaatttgtggtgtaatttttagagaaaaacaattttttctttacaaatttgccaaaatgttaaagaaaatatgatttCCAAACCTACGGGaacaatttctttaaacatCCCAATAACATCATTTAACGCagccacaaactgtaaaaaccaaaattatcaCTGAAGTTTGCATTTCCAACAgtccttaaacacatcatgGATTACTACacagtttgtgaaacaaaattctgtgaattttccaaaactttcaaggtatatttaattttgttaacgTTTCCAGGCCTGGATGTTGCTgtttacaaattccatgacttgttccaggtttttcatgaccgtatgAACCCTGATGATGTCTGAAGGAGACATGATGTAGTGTTTGTATAAAAGCATCGTGTCCCAGTGTTTCCACTGTCTCCTGTCCCCGGTCccctcctgtctctgtcccccCTGTCCACCGTCTCTCACTGACCTGTTGGAAGTACGCGGCGAAGCGGTGCATGTACTGGTCGTAGGGCAGCATGGCGTGAGTCTCCGCCTGGAAGAAGTTGATGTACCAGACGCCgaggacagccagcaggacgggGACATTCTGCTCCAGAGGGGTGCTGCGGAAGTGGTTGTcctgcagaggacagacagtCAGATTACACAGActggacacaaagacagacatagaGACCCTGTCCTGCAGAGGATCGTCCTCTTTCTcgtctttctgtgatgtgagctgatttatttgacagttttttaaacGCAGGATTTCATTAATCATCTGTTTCATGTCCAAAACCAGCGAGGACGATCTGACCTGCAGCGGTTCAGGTCACAGCGTTATATAAAACAGTCATTTAGAAGGATGCACACAGAGTGCTCTTTTATAAACCaggctttacatttttacaaaaattagctttttgttctcagacaaaaacatgaagcaaCAGCTGACCAAATTCAGACAAACAAATATTGACCCACCATCCAGTGAGCGCCTGCAAGAAGCTGCTCGAAGTTTTCAAAGCCTGAAAAACACGAAAAACCAgagcagagaaaaaatgtgaaaacctgctataataataataataataataataataatacattttttctagTGTGTTTTAAGACAATAAAAtggctgtttatttaaatggagtttggtgatTTTGGgcgattttttttagatttttctctttaaggatccctgcagagagaaacaggCTGAAAAACACCAGCTGAGGTATTCCTAAACTCCCGAGGAGCTTTTACTCGTGAACCCAGTGAtccactttttcttcttcttattattataattagtatTATAATAAGTGAGCAGACGTACCGATGTGCAGAGCGATGGACAGACCGATGGCCGACCACAGGGAGTAACGACCTCCGACCCactgaggaggagcagacatGACATCACACCGTCACTCCACCAATCAGAGCGCAGCCAGAGCGTCACGACAACAACGACAACGACAACGACAACGACAACGACAAGAAGCACTGATGCGAGGACAGAGCTGCttcagagattttttaaattaaaaaaaattaattaaaaaatctgatgaaacagcaggacgctctgagcaggtcagaggtcatgatGCGCGGCAGCAGCCCACGCCTGTTATCAAGGTCATGACATCATCATTAtgacaacatcatcatcatcatccaatAGAAAGAGGAGAGACTCACATCCCAGAACTCAAACATGTTCGCCGTGTCGATGCCAAAATCCTTCACTTTGgcctgaagaggaggagaggagatttATTATTAACACTGTTATTATcgccattattattattattattattattattatcatcgtcattatcattatcattattattattattattgttatcatcatcatcatcatcatcacattatTATCATCCTCATTATTGCGGTTTTTGATAAAGTCCAGTTAAATGGTCACTTACTGAGTTGGTGGACAGAGCGACAAAATGTTTGGCGACAGCAGATTTCTGTGGAGGACCAGAGGAGACGATGGAAACATGATGAGACTCGGGGACAGACAAGTCCTGTCCTGCAGCAAGTGTCTTATTACAgacaaatatttatatgtacTGACGactgcatatttaaacatctgATCCAGGCAGGTGTTTAAAGGATTATTAAAGCAAAATGACATCAAATCCTacaaacctcctaaaatcctaaaaaatgtcctaaaatcctaccgatggcctgaaatcctagaaatgtcccaaagtcctagaGACATCCTgaactcctagaaatgtcttaaaatgtttaaaagg
This sequence is a window from Plectropomus leopardus isolate mb unplaced genomic scaffold, YSFRI_Pleo_2.0 unplaced_scaffold2306, whole genome shotgun sequence. Protein-coding genes within it:
- the LOC121966093 gene encoding glucose-6-phosphate isomerase-like; the protein is FVCNKTLAAGQDLSVPESHHVSIVSSGPPQKSAVAKHFVALSTNSAKVKDFGIDTANMFEFWDWVGGRYSLWSAIGLSIALHIGFENFEQLLAGAHWMDNHFRSTPLEQNVPVLLAVLGVWYINFFQAETHAMLPYDQYMHRFAAYFQQGDMESNGKYITKEGVRVNYHTGPIVWGEPGTNGQHAFYQLIHQGTRMIPADFLIPAQSQHPIRDNLHHKILVANFLAQTEALMKGKTPEEAQRELEAAGVKGDALQKLLPHKVFEGNKPSNSIVFKKLSPFVLGALVAMYEHKIFVQGVMWDINSYDQWGVELGKQLAKKIEPELKDNSEVTSHDSSTNGLINFLKKNFV